The Streptomyces rimosus genomic interval GTCGGCGGGCGTACGGCCGGAGGCGACCTCGTCGGCGAGTACGTGGACGACGTTGCCGAAGCCCTGGGCGGCGGTCGCGGGGCTGTCCGCCTTCACCTCGCGCCCGAGGAACCACTGAAGCGCGCAGGTGTTGGCGAGCTGGTCCAGCGCGCTGCCCGAGAGCGTCACGGGACGGTCGCGGTCGCGCAGCGGCACGGCGCTGTGCGTCGGCTCGTACAGGCCCCACCACTGATCGGGGTGAGCGGCCGGCACCAGCGGCTGGCCGTCGTCGTCGCGCAGCGCGGCCAGCTTCGCCAGGCGCTGCGCGGCGGCCTCGCGCAGCGCCGGGGTGGCCTGCGGGTCCACGGTGGTGGCCCGCAGCTCGGCGACCAGCGCGGCGACCGACAGCGGGCGGCGGGGGCGCCCGGTGACGTCCCGCAGCTCCACGCCCAGCTCGGTCAGGAAGCGGGACGGCTGGTCGCCGTCGTCGGACGCGGCCTTGACGGCGGTGACCACCAGGCGGTCGCGGGCGCGGGTCGCCGCCACGTAGAACAGCCGGCGCTCCTCGGTGAGCAGCGCGCCCGGGGGCAGCGGTTCGGCCAGCCCGTCCCGGCCGATCCGGTCCGCCTCCAGGAGAGAGCCGCGGCGGCGCAGGTCCGGCCAGAGCCCTTCCTGTACGCCCGCGACGACCACGAGGCGCCACTCCAGGCCCTTGGAGCGGTGCGCGGTCATCAGGCGCACGGCGTCGGGGCGCACGGTCCGGCGGGTCAGGGTGTCGGCGGCGATGTCCTGGGCGTCCAGCTCCTCCAGGAAGTTAAGCGCGCCCCGGCCGCCGGTCCGGGCCTCCGCGCGGGCGGCGGTCTCGAACAGCGCCACCACGGCGTCCAGGTCACGGTCGGCGTTGCGGGCCGCCGCACCGCCGCGCCGGGCGGTCCGCTCCAGCCGCTGCGACCAGGTGGGCGTGCCGTCCCACAGCGTCCACAGGGCTTCCTCGGCGGTGCCGCCGGCGGCCAGCAGGTCGCGGGTGGTGCGCAGCAGCTCGCCGAGGTGCCGGGCGCCCCGCGCGTACGCCGGATCGTGCGCGACCAGGCGCTCCGGCTCGGCGAGCGCCCGCGCGATCAGTTCGTCGGAGGGCGGCGGTACGTCGTGGCCGGCCACCCGCTCCTCCTCGCGCAGCGCCCGGCCCAGCCGGCGCAGATCCGCGGCGTCCATGCCGCCGAGGGGGGAGGTGAGCAGTTCTATGGCCGTCTCGGTGGAGATCCCGTGCGCGGCCTCGGTGGACCCGTCGGCCGGTACGGGGGCGTCGGCGGCAGGCGCGTCCTCGGCAAGTGCCTCATCGGCGGGCGCGGGCGCCACCACCGCCGAAGCCGCCTCCGTCGAGGCCGTCACCGCCGAAGCCGCCACCCGCAGCGCCGTGAGCAGCGGCGCCACCGCCGGTTCCCGGCGCAGCGGCAGTTCGTCGCCGTCGATCTCCAGAGGGACGCCGGCCGAGGTCAGCGCCCGGCGCACGCCGGGGATGGAGCGGGCGCCGGCGCGTACGAGGACGGCCATGTCACGCCACGGCACGCCGTCCTCCAGGTGCGCGCGGCGCAGGATGTCGGCGATGTTGTCCAGCTCGGCGCCCGGCGTCGGGTACGTGTAGACCTCGACGCGGCCCCCGTCCCGTACGGCCGCGAGGTCGCGGTGCTCCCGTACCTTCTGGGCGGGCAGGCGGGTCAGCGGCATACGGGACGTGAGCCGCCGGGTGGCCGCCAGGACCGCGGCGCCCGAACGGCGGGAGGTGCCGAGGACCTCCACCGGCGCCGGATCGCCACCCGTTCGGGGGAACATCAGCGGGAAGTCGAGGATGCCGTTGACGTCGGCGCCGCGGAACGCGTAGATCGACTGGTCCGGGTCGCCGAAGGCCACGAGCGTACGGCCGCCGCCGGCCAGCGCGCGCAGCAGCCGTATCTGTGAGGCGTCCGTGTCCTGGTACTCGTCCACGAACACCGCGTCGTAGCGCGCTGCCAGCTCCGCGGCGACCTCGTCGCGCTCTGCGAGCAGCACCGCCCGATGCACCAGTTCGGCGTAGTCGAGCACGCCCTGCGCGTCCAGCACGTCCAGGTACTCGGCGAGGAAGTCGGCAGCCGCGCCCCAGTCGGGCCGCCCGGTGCGCCGCGCGAAGTCGGCAAGCGCTTCCGGGCCCAGTCCCAGTTCGCGGCTGCGCGCGAGCACCGCGCGCACCTCGTCGGCGAAACCCCGCGTCGTCAGGCAGGCCCGCAGCTCGTCCGGCCAGCGCACCCTGGCCCGCCCGGCGGCCGCCAGCCCGGCCTGCCCTTCGAGCAGCTCGCGCACCACGAGGTCCTGCTCGGGCCCGGACAGCAGGCGCAGCGGGTCGGCGAACAGGTCGGCGTCCTGGTGGGCCCGTACGAGCGCGTAGCAGTACGAGTGGAAGGTGGTGGCCTGTGGGGCGGCGGCGCTGCCCAAGCGGGCGGCGATCCGGTCCCGCAGTTCGACGGCGGCCTTGCGGCTGAAGGTCAGCACGAGCAGCCGCTCGGGGTCGGCGCCGTCCCGTACCCGCCGGGCGACCGCCTCCACGAGGGTCGTGGTCTTGCCCGTACCGGGGCCCGCGAGCACCAGCAGCGGCCCGGTGCGATGGTCAACCACAGCGCGCTGGCGTGCGTCCAAAGCAGGAGGGTCCGCCGGTCCCGGCCGGGTACGCACCAGTCGGTACGCGCCGGAGGCATCCCGGCGCGCCGCTCGCCGGCGCGGCTGCGCGGACGGCACGGCCGAGGCCGAGAAGGAGGAACTCACGTGGATCGCCGGTCCTGGGAGGAGGTGCTGGTCGTGGTGCGCACCGCGGTGCGGCGCGGGCCGGTGCGGCCACCGCGCCGGTCGCCGGGCGGCGGGGCGGTGGTGCGGGCCGTGCCCGACGCTACGCCAGACGGCGCACGAGCCGCAGCGCGTCCCACGACGGTACCCGGGGCCGGGGACCGAGCGCGGAGGTCTGTGCCGGACGGGCCCGGCCGGAAGGGGACGCTCCAGCGGCCGGGCGCGCCGGGCATGCCGTACGGGCGGACCGGAACCGCCGCGCCCTACGGAGCGACCGGTACAGGCTCGGCCGGCACCCGGTCGGCCGGTACGCGCTCGGCCGTCACCCGGTCGGCCGGTACGCGCTCGGCCGTCACGGCGGGCAGGCTGCGGGCCGGACCCGCTGGGAAGTCCTCCCCGGCTCAGCCACCCATCGCCTCAGTCCCTTCGCACCGGATCGCTGCCGTCCCAGCGGGCCCGCCGCAGGTCGAGGCGCGGTACGTGGCCCTCGGCCGACCGGCCGGCCTCCCGCAGCGGGGTGCCCTCCTCTCGGTAGTGCGCCATCGCGCGCAGCTCGCCGCCGGGCAGCAGGCGGCCGTCGGCGCGCACGACGCGCCACCACGGCACGGCGCCTCCGTACAGGGCCATCACCCGGCCCACCTGGCGCGGCCCGCCCACGCGCCACCCCGGGTCGTCCTCACGGCACCCTTCGGGCGGGTCCTCCCCCGCGAGCCACTCGGCGATGTCGCCGTACGTCATCACGCGGCCGGGCGGGATCAGCTCGGCGACCGCGAGTACGCGTTCCGCGTACACGGGGAGCTGCGATCCGCCGGAGTCCGGTGGGCCGCCGCCCTCCTCGCCCACCCCGTCACCGCCGTGTCCGCCGGGCCCGCCGGGCCCGTGCGGCCCTCCCGTTTTCCCACTCATTCGGCCCATCCTGCACCACGCCACCGACAGTCACCCGTGGCCTGCGCGGTTGCCCACCGACGGCGTGCGCGGGCGGGCGCGGCGGCGTATGTTCCGTTTCCCGGCCCTTCGAAATGCACCCTGATGCCCCCCGCCTCCCCGCGGCCATGCCACCATCTTCCGGGCGGTGACTGGTGATACGAGATCAAGAAGAGACGGCCGAACAGCAGGGTGCGGTGCCTCCGCGGGAGGCCGGCACCCCTGAGGCGCTGTCCACCGACACCCCCGCCCGGGGGGACGGGACATCACGGGGGAAGCCGTCACAGGCTTCCGCGACCGAAAAGGCGAGCACGATCGAGAAGGCCGGAAGAGCCGAGGAGTCCGCGAGTCCGGAGGGGCCGGATCAGCCCCGCCGGGCCGACACGGCGACCGCTTCCAGCGGAGCGGGGGGCGCGGCAGAAGAGGAATGCACGGCCGGAGGGGCCGGGGGGGCCGGATCGCCCGCACCATCGGGGGCGACCGGCACATCCACCCGGAAGAAGTCCGCACCCGACCGGCCGAAGACGGACAAGCCCGTGCCCGACAAGCCAAAGTCGGAGAAAACAGAGAAGGCGGACCGCACCGCCCCACTCTCCGACCGCGTCGGCAGCGAGTTCCACGTGGACCAGGTCTCCGGTGACGAGCCGCTGCTCCCCGCCCGGGTGCACCGGCCCTCCGACCTGATGCGCCTGCTGCTGGGCATCGTCGGCATCGCGCTGGTGCTGCTGCTGGCCAACTACGCGCACGGCACGACCCAAGGTCTCCAGCGCGACATCGGCGAGGGCGCCGGGCTGGCGCCGCGGCTGCTGATCAATTTCGCCGGGCTGGCGTCGAGCGTTGCCGTGCTGATCGTGCCGGTGGCCTTCGCCGTGGAACGGCTGATCAAACGCGACGGGCTGCGGATCGCGGACGGCGTGCTGGCGGCGGTCCTCGCGCACGGCGTCTCGCTGGCCACCGATCTGTGGGTCGCCGAGGCGGCCCCGGAGTCCATCCGGGTCGCACTGACCCAGCCGCTGGCCAACGGCGGACTGACCGCGCCGGTGCACAGCTATCTCGCGCCGGTCATCGCGTACATGACAGCAGTGGGTATGTCGCGGCGTCCCCGCTGGCGGGTGGCGATGTGGTGCGTCCTGCTGCTGGACGCCTTCGCCGTGCTCGTCGGCCGCTACACGACACCGCTCGCCATCGTCACCACCATCCTCATCGGCTGGACGGTGGCCTTCGGGACGCTGTACGCGGTCGGCTCCCCCAATGTGCGCCCCACCGGGCAGAACCTCCTGGCCGGACTGCGCCGGGTCGGCTTCCACCCGGTCAGCGCGGTACGCGCGGAGGACATCGGCAACCCCGAGCACCCGGAGCACGTCGACCGCGGCCGCCGCTACATCGTCACCCTGGAGGACGGCCCGCCCATCGACGTGACCGTCGTGGACCGCGAGCGGCAGGCCCAGGGATTCTTCTACCGGGTGTGGCGCCGGCTGTCGCTGCGGGGCATCAACCAGCGCCGCAGCCTCCAGTCACTGCGCCAGGCGCTGGAGCAGGAGGCGCTGCTGGCATACGCGGCGATCGCGGCCGGCGCCAGCGCCCCCAAGCTGATCGCCACCTCCGAGCTGGGCCCGGACGCCGTGATGCTCGTGTACGAGCACATCGACGGCCGGCCGCTGGACGCACTGCCGGACGAGGAGATCACCGACGAGCTGATGCGCAACGCCTGGCGACAGGTGGCGGCGCTCCAGTCGCGGCGCATCGCGCACCGCCGCCTGGTGGGTGACGCCCTCCTGGTGGATCGTTCCGGCAGCATCATCCTGACCGATCTGCGCGGCGGCGAGATCGCGGCGGGCGACCTGGTCCTGCGGATGGACATCGCGCAGCTGCTGACCACGTTCGCGCTGCGGACCGGCGCCGAGCGGGCGGTGGCCGCCGCCGTCGACGTACTCGACCCGGACGCGGTGGCCGACAGCCTGCCGCTGCTCCAGCCGATCGCCCTCAGCCGCACCACCCGGTCCACGCTGCGGCAGCTGGCCCGCGAGCGCTCCGCGCGGGAGCGCGAGGCGGTCCTGGAGGCGTCGCGCGCCACCAAGGAACGCAAGGCCGCCGAGGCGGCCCGGCGGGGCGGCGCACACACACAGGAGCAGCCGGCCAACCGCAAGGTGGCGCGCGCCGAGAAGAGCGCCGAGAAGCGGGCGGTCGACGAGGCGCTGGAGGAGGCCCGCGAGGAGGACCTGCTCTCGCAGATCCGCCAGCAGGTGCTGCTGATCCGCCCGGCCGCGCCGGTGGAACCGGCCCGTCTGGAACGCATCCGGCCACGCACCCTCGTCACCTGGATCGCCGGCGTGTTCGCCGCGTACTTCCTGGCCTCACAGATCACCCACGCCAAGTTCGGCGAGGTGGTCGGCGAGGCCCAGTGGGTGTGGGTGGTGGCGGCGCTGGTCTTCTCGACGCTGACCTACCCGGCGGCGGCGATGAGCCTGCTCGGCTTCGTACCCGAGAAGGTGTCCTTCCTGCGGACGGTGATCGCGCAGGTGGCGGGCAACTTCGTCAAGCTGGTCGCGCCCGCCGCGGTGGGCGGTGTGGCGCTGAACACCCGCTTCCTCCAGCGCTCGGGCATCCGGCCCGGTCTCGCGGTGGCGAGCGTGGGCGCGTCCCAGCTGTTCGGCCTGGGCTGCCACATCCTGCTGCTGCTGACCTTCGGCTACCTGACCGGCACCGAGCGCACGCCGTCGCTCTCCCCGTCCCGCGCGGTGATCGCGGGCCTGCTGACGGCGGCCGTGCTGGTGCTCGTGGTGACCGCGGTCCCGGGGCTGCGCAAGTTCATCGGCACCCGCGTACGGTCCCTGTTCGCGGGCGTGGTGCCGCGCATCCTGGACGTGCTCCAGCGCCCGAAGAAGCTGGTGGTCGGCATCAGCGGCACGCTGCTGCTCACGGCGGCGAACGTGCTGTGCCTGGACGCGTCGATCCGCGCGTTCGGCGGGGGCGGACAGCTCAGCTACGCGGCCATCGCGGTGGTGTTCCTCGCGGGCAACGCGGTGGGCTCCGCGGCGCCCACCCCCGGCGGTGTGGCGGCCATCGAGACCGCGCTGACCACCACGCTGACGCTGGCCGGGCTCACCACGGACATCGCGTTCCCCGCGGTTCTGCTGTTCCGGCTGATGACCTTCTGGCTGCCGGTGCTGCCGGGCTGGATCTCGTTCACACAGCTGACGCGTAAGGGGCAGATCTGACGGCGTACGGCACGGGCACGCACGCCGGGCGCATACGACGAGGGCCCGCACACCAGCCGGTGTGCGGGCCCTTTCGTACGCCGTGCGGAGCACCGGTCAGTACACCGGCTTCTCCGGCTCAACCGTGTTCACCCAGCCGATCACGCCGCCGCCCACGTGGACCGCGTCCGCGAAGCCGGCGGACTTCAGGACGGCGAGGACCTCGGCGGAGCGGACGCCGGTCTTGCAGTGCAGGACGATCTTCTTGTCCTGCGGGAGGTCCTGGAGGGCGGTGCCCATCAGGAACTCGTTCTTCGGGATCAGCTTGGCGCCGGGGATCGAGACGATCTCGTACTCGTTCGGCTCCCGGACGTCGATGATCTCGATCTTCTCGTCCGTGTCGATCCACTCCTTGAGCTGCTGCGGAGTGATCGTGGAACCGGCCGCCGCCTCCTGGGCCTCCTCGGACACGACGCCGCAGAAGGCCTCGTAGTCGATGAGTTCGGTGACGGTCGGGTTCTCGCCGCAGACCGCGCACTCGGGGTCCTTGCGTACCTTGACCTGGCGGTACGTCATCTCCAGCGCGTCGTAGATCATCAGGCGGCCGACCAGCGGCTCACCGATGCCGGCCAGCAGCTTGATCGCCTCGTTGACCTGGATGGAGCCGATGGACGCGCACAGCACGCCCAGGACGCCGCCCTCGGCGCAGGAGGGGACCATGCCGGGCGGCGGGGGCTCCGGGTACAGGCAGCGGTAGCAGGGGCCGTGCTCGCTCCAGAACACCGACGCCTGGCCGTCGAACCGGTAGATCGAGCCCCAGACGTACGGCTTGTTCAGCAGCACGCAGGCGTCGTTGACCAGGTAGCGGGTGGCGAAGTTGTCCGTGCCGTCGACGATCAGGTCGTACTGGGCGAACAGCTCCATGACGTTGGTGGAGTCGAGGCGCTCTTCGTGGAGGTTGACCGTGACGTACGGGTTGATGCCCAGCACCGTGTCCTTGGCGGAGGCGGCCTTGGAGCGGCCGATGTCCGCCTGGCTGTGGATGATCTGGCGCTGGAGGTTGGACTCGTCGACCTCGTCGAACTCCACGATGCCGAGGGTCCCGACGCCCGCCGCGGCCAGGTACATCAGCGCGGGCGAGCCCAGGCCGCCGGCGCCGACACACAGCACCTTGGCGTTCTTCAGCCGCTTCTGCCCGTCCATCCCGACATCCGGGATGATCAGGTGGCGGGAGTACCTGCGGACCTCGTCGACGGTGAGCTCCTCGGCGGGCTCGACCAGGGGTGGCAGCGACACGGGGACTCCGTTGGTCGGTTCTCGATGGGCGACCCCCCGCTCCGGGCGGACCCGGGGCGGGGGACGGTGGTCTTCCCGTAACACTGCCACGCCCTTCTTCATTCCGAGACACCAGGTCCGATACGCGAGACGAATTCGTCCCAGTAGCCGGGCAGCGACTCCCAGGCGCCGCCGCCGTGGTCGAGCCGGTCGGTGAAATAGACCGTTCCGGCGCCCTGCCAGCGGGCGATGCGCAGGGCTTCTTCCAGGTGCGTACGGGGAACGCCGTGCACCAGGTGGCAGAAGCGCCCGGCCGGGTACTCGGCGGTCCACTCGGCCACTTGCGACCAGCGGTAGTCGGACCAGCGCCCGGCGAAGGTGACGAGCTGGTCGGCGGCGTCCGCGTAACCGGGGTGCGGGTGGCGGCCGTGCCCGGTGACCAGGTGCGCGCCGTCCCTCAGGGCGCGCAGCGTGGTGGTCAGGCGCCGGGTCTCGGACAGCTGTGTCCGCTCTGTGGGACAGCTGTCCAGATAGAAGCCGTCGACCTTGTACCAGTCCAGGAAGCGGTGCGCGTCGGAGACCAGCTCACCGAAGGGCCGGGCCCCGTGCTCCAGGTCGAGGTGGCCCAGCAGCCGGGCGCCCGCGTCCCGCAACTGGGCGGTGGCGGGCAGGCAGTACGGGTCGGGCCGGGCCCCAGGGCCCCGCGCGACGTTGAGCACCACCCAGTGCAACGCCGCCGCGGTGCCCTGCGGACCCGGCGCCCGGCCTGCTCCCCCGGTGCAGGCCAGGCCTCGGGAGAGCCGCAGCAGTTCGGCCCACTCCGTGGGTGCCATCAGCGGATGGGCGAACCCGGGGACGCCGACGCCCAGCGGCGCGGCACCGGTCGCTGCGCGCCCGCCGTCCACCGGAGTCGTCAGATACGGCATGCGGCCTCCATCCAGATGTCGGCGAGGGACTCCTCCAGCCCGATCCGGGGCCGCCACCCCAGGCGGTCGCGAGCGGTGCGCACGTCCGCCTGCTGCCAGCTCCCGCACCCGTCCGGATAGGGGTACGCAGGGGGGATGGTGCCGTGTTCAGATGTCGGCCCCGGAATCGCGAGGCGGGCCGCGGCGGGGCCGCCGCCCGGGTAGCCGGGCGGGGTGTCCAGTTCGTGGAGTGAGCCGCCGAACCCGGCGACGCGGGCGAGCAGCGCGGCGGCCTCGCGCAGCCGTACGGCGTGCCCCGTACCGATGTTGACCACGCCCTGCGCGGCGGAGAGGGAGGCGGCGTGCACGGCCCGCGCCACGTCCCGTACGTCCACGAAGTCGCGCTGTACGCCCAGGCCGCCCAGCTTCAGTTCGGTGTCGCCGGACTGCATCGCGCGCCGCATCGCCTCCGCGAGGCGGCCCAGCGGCGAGCCCGCCGGGGTCCCGGGGCCGACGGGCGAGAAGACCCGCAGCACGACGGCGTCCAGGCCGGAGCCGAGGACCAGTTCGGTGGCGGCGAGCTTGCTGACGCCGTACGGGCCGCCGGGGCGCGGGACGGCGTCCTCGGCGGTCGAGGAACCGGGCTGCGAGGGGCCGTACTCGGAGGCGCAGCCCAGGTGCACGAGCCGGGCGCCGCAGCTGCTGCGCCGCAGCGACTCGCAGACGGTGGCGACCGCGACGGTGTTGTGCCGGGTCAGGTCGCGGGCGCCGCCCCGGGTGGTGCCCGCGCAGTTGATCACTACGCCGGGGTGGACGGCGTCCAGGAAGCGGGTGAGCGCTCCCGGGCTGCCGGAGGCCAGGTCGAAGCGGACGTCCGCGTCGTCGCCGCGCCCGAGGGCGGTCAGCTGGACGGCGGGGTCGGCGAGCAGCCGGTCGGCGACATAGCGCCCGAGGTACCCGTTGGCACCGATGAGCAGCACCCTCATCGCGCGACCCCCCGGTCCCGGTGTGCTTCGGTGGGCTGGACGTTCATGGTCTTTTTCTCCTCGTGCAGGGAGTTGGGGGACGTGGTACGGCAGGGGCGGCCACCACCACATCGGGGGCCGGGAAGTGGCGGTGAGCGCCGCGTGGACGGCGGCGGACGTACGTACGGGGACGACCGGCGCCACGGGAGCGCGGCAGGCGTCCTGCCGGTGCCCGCGCGCCCGCCAGGGGTACCGGCGTGCGCGCAGACGGTGATGGCACGCGCGCCGGGGGTGGTGGCGTGCGCGCCGGTGGAAGTGGCGTGCGTATCGCGGGTGGCGAGGTGCGTGGGGTCATGGCCGGTCCGCCTCCGCCGGTGGGGCGGCGGAGGCCGCGACGGGGTCAGGGGCGTGCGCCGAGGCGCCGGTCAGGGCGCGCAGCGCGTACAGCAGCAGGCCGGCGGCGGGCAGCGCGCAGGCCACGGCCGGTACGGCGGACGGGCCGAGGAGGGTGACGGCGGTCTCGACCGGCTTGCCGAGCGGCGCCAGGCCCGGCAGCCGGGCGGCCGGTACGGAGGCCAGGGCGGCGGCCTCCAGCGCGACGGCGGCGGCCGGTCCCGCGGCGGCCGCGGCGGGGAAGCCGTGCCGGGCGAGCAGCCGCGCCAGGAAGAGCAGGAGGCCGAGGGCCGTGGCGGCGACCACCGGTCCCGCTCCCCCGTCGCCGACGGCGGCACCCAGGGCGGCCGACAGGGCGAGCAGCGCGGCGAGTTGCATGGTCACGGCGACCAGCAGCAGCGGCCGTACGCGTGAGCCGAAGGCGGTCAGGCACCGGCTGTCCGCCAGTCCGCGCCGCGCGCGGGCCGCGAACCAGTGCGCGCACCAGGCGGCGGGCACGACGGCACACGTCAGGGCCAGGGCGGTGCCGGTGTCGAACTGCGGCCTTACATAAGGGAGCTCGGGACCACCGGCCAGCAGCAGCCGCAGCAGCCAGTCGCCGCACAGCGCGTACGCGGCCAGCCAGCAGGTCCACAGCCCGGCGGCGCGCGCGGACGGACGCCGGGCGCGCAGCGGGCCGTGGCGGACGCACAGGCGCAGGGCCAGGAGGACCAGGCAGGCTCCGGCCGCGCCGACGACCGCCTGGGCAAGTTGGGTTGACGGGGCATCAATCCATGCCGTGGGTACGGGAGTGGACGCGTGGGCGGCCGCGGCGACGGCGGCCACGGTCGCCGCGCACAGGGCGCCGGGCAGCAGGTGCAGCACCGCGCGGACGCCCCGCCCGCGCCGTACGGACTCGGTCCCGGGCGCGTCGGGCGGCGGTGTCTCGGCGCGCGGGACCCGGGCGTACAGCTCCTCGGCCAGCGAGAAGACGTCGCGGTGGCGGAAGCGGGCCGCCGTGCGGTCGGTGACGCCGTGGGCCTCCAGACCGGCGGCGATCTCCATCGGGTCGACGGCGTGCTCGCACAGCGTCCGGTGCCGGTGCATCAGCGTCTTCACGGGGTCGGCGGGGCCGCGGCGGGTGGGGGCGTCGGGTGGGCGGGGGCCCGGACGGGTCCCGGGCTCCGAAGGCGGCCCGTCGGGTCCGGTGCCGGTTTCGGCTGTGGTCACGGCCGCGCTCCTCTCTGGCGGTCGGCACCGGCGGCCGTTCCGGCGGCGGCAGGCTGGGCGGGCTGCGGGCGGGCGGTAGCCGCTTCGGCAGGCTGCGGGCGGGCGGGGGAGGTGGTGGGCAGGCGCTCGCTTTCGGCGGGCGGGGGGTCCACGCGCCGCGCGCCGTCCCCGTCCGGGTCCGGGCCCGGGTCTGCCCAGCTCGGGGTGCGGCCGGTCGGCGGTGCGGGCTGTCCGGTGCCGCGCACCGCGGCCCAGCGGCCCGGCACATGGGCTTCGGCAGGCCGGGCGAACAGGCGGGGCGCGCCGCCCTGGCCGAGCGGGGCGCCAACAGCCGGACGGCACGGCGTACGGGACATCAGCTCCAGATAGATGCCACGAAATGCCGCGACGTTCTGCTCCACCGTGAACAGTTCGAGTGCGCGGGCGCGCGCGGCGGCGCCCAGCCGGGCGCGCCTGCCGGGGTCGCGGAGCAGCGCCAGGCACGCGTCGGCGAGCGCGCGCGGGTTGCGGGGCGGTACGACCAGGCCCGTACCGCCGATGACCTCGCACACCGCGCCGACGTCGGTGGAGACCGTGGCCCGGCCGCTGAGCATCGCCTCCACCAAGGAGCGCGGGAAACCCTCCGCCACACTGGAGAGGACCAGCACCGCACCGGCCGCGTAGGCGTCCTGCGGGCGGGGCGCCTCCGGGCCGCCGATCTCCTCGAAGGAGACCGGATTGTCGCCCGCGCTGCACGCGTCGGCGGCCTCGTCGGGGAAAAGCTGGGCGGCCAGCGCCCGGCAGTGCGCCAGGTAGGCGGCGTCCTCCGGTCCGGTGCCCGGCGCCCCGACGATGCGCAGGGTGGCGGCGGGTTCGGCCCGGTGGACGCGCGCGAAGGCGTGCAGCAGGCAGACGAGGTCCTTGGCGGGCTCGACGGTGCCGGTCCACACCAGGGTCGTGGAGTGGTCGGCCACGGCGTCCGGGACGGCGGTGAAGCCGCCGGCGTCCATGCCCGGGTGGATGGTGCGCAGGCGCTCCCGGTCGGCGCCGCAGCGCTCCTGCCAGCGCCGGGTGTGGGCAGTGCCCGGGACGACGAGCGCGGCCTGGGCGTACGTCTCGGCGGCCAGCGCGGTTTCGAAGGCGCCCAGCAGGGACCGTACGGGGGCGCTGAGCCGTGCTCCGGCGCGCGCGAGGTAGTGCTCGCGCAGCCGCACGCCGTATTCGGTGAGCAGGAGAGGCGTGCCGAAGAAGCGTTTGGCCAGCAGCCCGGGGAGGGCGGCCGGGCCGCCGGTGGCGGCGTGGCAGAGATCGACCGCGGCGAGTCCGCCGCCTGCGGGTACGTCACCGGCCCCGAAGGCGTACGCGCTGCCCGGCGCATCGCCGTACCAGTCGAGGGAGAGGGGGCGCAGGGCGCGCTCCAGCTCCTCGGTCACGGCCAGCAGGTCGGCCACGCGCGCGCCGTGCGCGGCGCGCGGTGCGCCGGGGGCGCGGCAGGCGGCTTCCAGGAGGCGTACGGCCTGTTCGGAGCGGAGGAGACCGGGCAGGCGGCCCTGCGCGCGGGCCAGCTCGGCCAGCCCGTGGAGCCCGGCGGCGAAACGGTCCGCCTGATCCTCGCGACGCTCCTCACCGGCCCCTGCCGAAGCGCCGGGGAAGGCGCCCCCGCCCGCCTCCTCGGCGGCCCGTGC includes:
- a CDS encoding ATP-dependent helicase, which produces MPSAQPRRRAARRDASGAYRLVRTRPGPADPPALDARQRAVVDHRTGPLLVLAGPGTGKTTTLVEAVARRVRDGADPERLLVLTFSRKAAVELRDRIAARLGSAAAPQATTFHSYCYALVRAHQDADLFADPLRLLSGPEQDLVVRELLEGQAGLAAAGRARVRWPDELRACLTTRGFADEVRAVLARSRELGLGPEALADFARRTGRPDWGAAADFLAEYLDVLDAQGVLDYAELVHRAVLLAERDEVAAELAARYDAVFVDEYQDTDASQIRLLRALAGGGRTLVAFGDPDQSIYAFRGADVNGILDFPLMFPRTGGDPAPVEVLGTSRRSGAAVLAATRRLTSRMPLTRLPAQKVREHRDLAAVRDGGRVEVYTYPTPGAELDNIADILRRAHLEDGVPWRDMAVLVRAGARSIPGVRRALTSAGVPLEIDGDELPLRREPAVAPLLTALRVAASAVTASTEAASAVVAPAPADEALAEDAPAADAPVPADGSTEAAHGISTETAIELLTSPLGGMDAADLRRLGRALREEERVAGHDVPPPSDELIARALAEPERLVAHDPAYARGARHLGELLRTTRDLLAAGGTAEEALWTLWDGTPTWSQRLERTARRGGAAARNADRDLDAVVALFETAARAEARTGGRGALNFLEELDAQDIAADTLTRRTVRPDAVRLMTAHRSKGLEWRLVVVAGVQEGLWPDLRRRGSLLEADRIGRDGLAEPLPPGALLTEERRLFYVAATRARDRLVVTAVKAASDDGDQPSRFLTELGVELRDVTGRPRRPLSVAALVAELRATTVDPQATPALREAAAQRLAKLAALRDDDGQPLVPAAHPDQWWGLYEPTHSAVPLRDRDRPVTLSGSALDQLANTCALQWFLGREVKADSPATAAQGFGNVVHVLADEVASGRTPADLSVLMERLDSVWDALAFDAPWKSRQEKDNARAALERFLRWHVMERATLGRETVATEHGFDVTLEAGEYAVRIRGSMDRVERDAEGRAYVVDFKTGKQKPTGPEVARHPQLAVYQLAVREGAVDAVFEGRRPEPGGAELVHLRLGAPQKEGGDALPAVQAQGPVDGEWVGELLATAAGRVLEERFTPTTGQHCTHCTFRNSCSALPEGQHVVE
- a CDS encoding MGMT family protein encodes the protein MSGKTGGPHGPGGPGGHGGDGVGEEGGGPPDSGGSQLPVYAERVLAVAELIPPGRVMTYGDIAEWLAGEDPPEGCREDDPGWRVGGPRQVGRVMALYGGAVPWWRVVRADGRLLPGGELRAMAHYREEGTPLREAGRSAEGHVPRLDLRRARWDGSDPVRRD
- a CDS encoding lysylphosphatidylglycerol synthase transmembrane domain-containing protein, yielding MIRDQEETAEQQGAVPPREAGTPEALSTDTPARGDGTSRGKPSQASATEKASTIEKAGRAEESASPEGPDQPRRADTATASSGAGGAAEEECTAGGAGGAGSPAPSGATGTSTRKKSAPDRPKTDKPVPDKPKSEKTEKADRTAPLSDRVGSEFHVDQVSGDEPLLPARVHRPSDLMRLLLGIVGIALVLLLANYAHGTTQGLQRDIGEGAGLAPRLLINFAGLASSVAVLIVPVAFAVERLIKRDGLRIADGVLAAVLAHGVSLATDLWVAEAAPESIRVALTQPLANGGLTAPVHSYLAPVIAYMTAVGMSRRPRWRVAMWCVLLLDAFAVLVGRYTTPLAIVTTILIGWTVAFGTLYAVGSPNVRPTGQNLLAGLRRVGFHPVSAVRAEDIGNPEHPEHVDRGRRYIVTLEDGPPIDVTVVDRERQAQGFFYRVWRRLSLRGINQRRSLQSLRQALEQEALLAYAAIAAGASAPKLIATSELGPDAVMLVYEHIDGRPLDALPDEEITDELMRNAWRQVAALQSRRIAHRRLVGDALLVDRSGSIILTDLRGGEIAAGDLVLRMDIAQLLTTFALRTGAERAVAAAVDVLDPDAVADSLPLLQPIALSRTTRSTLRQLARERSAREREAVLEASRATKERKAAEAARRGGAHTQEQPANRKVARAEKSAEKRAVDEALEEAREEDLLSQIRQQVLLIRPAAPVEPARLERIRPRTLVTWIAGVFAAYFLASQITHAKFGEVVGEAQWVWVVAALVFSTLTYPAAAMSLLGFVPEKVSFLRTVIAQVAGNFVKLVAPAAVGGVALNTRFLQRSGIRPGLAVASVGASQLFGLGCHILLLLTFGYLTGTERTPSLSPSRAVIAGLLTAAVLVLVVTAVPGLRKFIGTRVRSLFAGVVPRILDVLQRPKKLVVGISGTLLLTAANVLCLDASIRAFGGGGQLSYAAIAVVFLAGNAVGSAAPTPGGVAAIETALTTTLTLAGLTTDIAFPAVLLFRLMTFWLPVLPGWISFTQLTRKGQI